The sequence below is a genomic window from Mycobacterium spongiae.
CGCAATGGATTCGATCTCGCTGCCTACTATCCGTTGATCTTGACCGCGTTCCTGCTGTTGACCAGCATCATCGTCGTCGGGGCGCTGGCCGCCTTCCTTGTTCTGGACGAGGTCGACGCCGGCACGCTGACTGCGCTGCGCGTCACCCCCGTACCGTTGTCAGCCTTTTTCGCCTATCGCGCAGGCACCGTCGTCGTCGTGACGGCCATCTATGTGGTTGCCACGGTGTCGTTCAGCGGGCTGCTAGACCTGAGTCTGGTGCCGTCGGTGATCCCGATAGGGTTGCTGGCGGGTCTATCGGCAGTCGTGACCCTGTTGGCGATTATTGCCGTGGTGAACAACAAGATTCAGGCGTTGGCGGCGGTCCGTGGACTGGGCTTGTTGATCGCCGGCCTGCCCTGCATGGCGTGGTTCGTCCACTCAGGGTGGAACGTCGCGTTCGGTGTGTTACCACCGTACTGGGCCGCCAAGGCGTTCTGGGTCGCCAACGATCGTGGCAGTTGGTGGCCCTATCTGGTCGGGGGCGCGGTCTACAACGTCGCCATCGCTTGGCTGCTGTTTCGGCGCTTCCGCGCCAAGTACCCGTGACCCCGGCTAGGTCAACACGAAGTAACGCAGCCACACGTACAGGGCCGCGAGCAGTGTCGAGACCATGGTGACCACAATGCCTTTGCGGGTGAATTCCCAGAACGAGACGGGAGTGCCTGCACGCCTGGCGATTCCAAGCATGACCACATTGGCACTAGCTCCGACCGCGGTCAGGTTGCCCCCGAAGTCGGCCCCGAGCGCCAGTGCCCACCACAGGGTGTTGGGGTGCACATTCCCGGGCATCACGTCGATCAGTTCCGTGACGATTGGTGTCATCGTGGCGACATAGGGAATGTTGTCAATGATGCCGGACACCGGTGCCGAGACGCCGAGTATCGACATCACGGTCAAGAACTCGTTGCCGCCGGTGGCATCGACGGCTGCGCGCGCGAGGTCATCGATGACGCCGGTCTTCACCAAAGCCCCAACCATCGTGAACAAGCCGGCGAAGAAGAGGAGCGTCTCCCACTCCACGCCGGATAGGTACTCTGATCGATCCAGTCCGGATATCAGGATGAGGACGCCTGCGCCCAGCAACGCCACGACAGACGGTTGGACACCCACCACGGGATGGGAAACGAAGGCCGCGAAGACGAACAGGAGGACCGCGCCGCACTTGATCAGCAGCCGGCGATCGCGGATCGCTTCGCGTTCATCCAGCGACATGATGTCGGCGACCCGATCGGCTTCGACGGTAATGGGCCCGAACAGCAGGGGTAGGAGGGCGACCAAGGCGGCCAG
It includes:
- a CDS encoding ABC transporter permease; this translates as MVIAGMPARALVAFGRNDLRGTYRDPLLVMIVVAPVIWTTGVALLTPRVATMLANRNGFDLAAYYPLILTAFLLLTSIIVVGALAAFLVLDEVDAGTLTALRVTPVPLSAFFAYRAGTVVVVTAIYVVATVSFSGLLDLSLVPSVIPIGLLAGLSAVVTLLAIIAVVNNKIQALAAVRGLGLLIAGLPCMAWFVHSGWNVAFGVLPPYWAAKAFWVANDRGSWWPYLVGGAVYNVAIAWLLFRRFRAKYP
- a CDS encoding ArsB/NhaD family transporter produces the protein MSIVAVTVFVAAYALIASDRINKTVVALVGAGIMLAAGIVGSRDVFYSPETGIDWDVIFLLLGMMVIVSVLRQTGVFEYVAIWAVKRANASPRRIMILLVLVMAIGSAMLDNVTTVLLIAPVTLLVCDRLSINPAPFLMAEVFAANIGGAATLVGDPPNIIIASRAGLTFNDFLLHMAPIVAIVLAALVALLPLLFGPITVEADRVADIMSLDEREAIRDRRLLIKCGAVLLFVFAAFVSHPVVGVQPSVVALLGAGVLILISGLDRSEYLSGVEWETLLFFAGLFTMVGALVKTGVIDDLARAAVDATGGNEFLTVMSILGVSAPVSGIIDNIPYVATMTPIVTELIDVMPGNVHPNTLWWALALGADFGGNLTAVGASANVVMLGIARRAGTPVSFWEFTRKGIVVTMVSTLLAALYVWLRYFVLT